Proteins from a genomic interval of Ovis aries strain OAR_USU_Benz2616 breed Rambouillet chromosome 25, ARS-UI_Ramb_v3.0, whole genome shotgun sequence:
- the OPN4 gene encoding melanopsin encodes MNPPSGPRAPLGPVQESSCLATPASSSRWDSSRSSASSLGHPPSISPTAVRAQAAAWVPFPTVDVPDHAHYTLGTVILLVGLTGMLGNLTVIYTFCRSRGLRTPANMFIINLAVSDFLMSFTQAPVFFASSLYKQWLFGEAGCEFYAFCGALFGITSMITLTAIALDRYLVITRPLATVGMVSKRRAALVLLGVWLYALAWSLPPFFGWSAYVPEGLLTSCSWDYVSFTPSVRAYTMLLFCFVFFLPLLAIVYCYIFIFKAIRETGQALQTFGACERGSECPRQRQRLQNEWKMAKIELLVILLFVLSWAPYSTVALMGFAGYAHILTPYMNSVPAVIAKASAIYNPIIYAITHPKYRLAIAQHLPCLGVLLGVSGQRTGLYTSYRSTHRSTLSSQASDLSWISGRRRQASLGSESEVGWTDTEATAAWGAGQQVSGWSPCSQGLDDVEAKALPRPQGRASEAPGKAKGLLPNLDARM; translated from the exons ATGAACCCTCCTTCAGGGCCAAGAGCCCCGCTGGGCCCGGTGCAGGAATCCAGCTGCCTGGCCACCCCAGCCTCCTCCAGCAGGTGGGACAGCTCCCGGAGCAGCGCCTCCAGCCTGGGCCACCCTCCGTCCATCAGCCCCACG GCAGTCAGGGCCCAGGCTGCTGCCTGGGTCCCCTTCCCCACGGTTGATGTTCCAGACCACGCCCACTACACCCTGGGCACTGTGATCCTGCTGGTGGGGCTCACGGGGATGCTGGGAAATCTGACGGTCATCTATACCTTCTGCAG GAGCAGAGGCCTCCGGACGCCTGCCAACATGTTCATTATCAACCTCGCCGTCAGCGACTTCCTCATGTCCTTCACTCAGGCCCCCGTCTTCTTTGCCAGCAGCCTCTATAAGCAGTGGCTCTTTGGAGAAGCAG GCTGTGAATTCTACGCCTTCTGTGGGGCTCTCTTTGGCATCACCTCCATGATTACCCTGACGGCCATCGCCCTGGACCGCTACCTGGTGATCACCCGCCCACTGGCCACCGTCGGGATGGTGTCCAAGAGGCGGGCGGCGCTCGTCCTGCTGGGCGTCTGGCTCTACGCCCTAGCTTGGAGTCTGCCACCCTTCTTTGGCTGGA GTGCCTACGTGCCCGAAGGTCTGCTGACCTCTTGCTCCTGGGACTACGTGAGCTTCACGCCGTCGGTCCGCGCCTACACCATGCTGCTCTTCTGCTTTGTCTTCTTCCTCCCCTTGCTTGCCATCGTTTACTGCTACATCTTCATCTTCAAGGCCATCCGAGAGACGGGCCA AGCTCTCCAGACTTTCGGGGCCTGCGAGCGCGGCAGTGAGTGTCCCCGGCAGCGGCAGCGGCTGCAGAATGAGTGGAAGATGGCCAAGATCGAGTTGCTGGTCATCCTTCTCTTTGTGCTCTCCTGGGCCCCCTACTCCACCGTCGCCCTGATGGGCTTTGCCGG GTATGCACATATCCTGACGCCCTACATGAACTCGGTGCCAGCTGTCATTGCCAAGGCCTCTGCCATCTACAACCCCATCATTTACGCCATCACCCACCCCAAGTACAG ACTGGCCATCGCCCAGCACCTGCCCTGCCTGGGGGTGCTGCTGGGCGTGTCGGGCCAGCGCACTGGCCTGTACACCAGTTACCGCTCCACCCACCGTTCCACGCTGAGCAGCCAGGCCTCGGACCTCAGCTGGATCTCTGGACGGAGGCGCCAGGCATCCCTGGGCTCTGAGAGTGAGGTG ggcTGGACGGACACAGAAGCAACAGCTGCCTGGGGGGCTGGCCAGCAAGTGAGCGGATGGTCCCCCTGCAGTCAGGGCCTGGACGATGTGGAAGCCAAGGCCCTTCCCAGGCCCCAGGGACGGGCCTCAGAGGCTCCCGGGAAG GCCAAGGGGCTGCTCCCCAACCTGGACGCCAGGATGTAG